The Chryseobacterium aureum genome contains a region encoding:
- a CDS encoding WG repeat-containing protein: MKNRLTVLCVFISLFAFSQTKSVKKNPVKKVAKTSIQKGSSVNKPNPDLVVLNKDLPVLIPKKKGDQFGYVNQNGKFIIQPEYHIAVFFYEDCNLLNSPNEKIRKFGTKEYATVEKNMISYRVDHTGKRVYQFKDSDFGKCKFEEYKQQLFQAYILNGFYGIIEKSKFVNAADYRQFQIYPQYQYLFILEGDDVANPMIVASNNDKFGIIDVNNNIIVPFEYANIKRNFSWKLGKMFEVTKDGSNYYYIDANNKTY; encoded by the coding sequence ATGAAAAATAGACTGACTGTTTTATGTGTTTTTATTTCGCTTTTCGCTTTTTCACAGACCAAATCTGTGAAAAAAAATCCTGTGAAGAAAGTAGCAAAAACCTCAATTCAGAAGGGAAGTTCAGTGAATAAGCCTAATCCTGATTTGGTAGTATTGAACAAAGATCTTCCGGTTTTGATTCCCAAAAAGAAAGGAGATCAGTTCGGGTATGTGAACCAGAACGGGAAATTTATTATTCAGCCGGAATATCATATTGCTGTATTTTTTTATGAAGACTGCAACCTTTTGAATTCTCCCAATGAAAAAATCAGGAAATTTGGAACAAAAGAGTATGCAACGGTCGAGAAAAATATGATTTCCTACCGCGTAGATCATACCGGGAAGAGAGTCTATCAGTTCAAAGATTCAGACTTTGGAAAATGTAAGTTTGAAGAATACAAACAGCAGTTATTTCAGGCATACATTCTGAATGGTTTTTACGGAATTATTGAAAAATCAAAATTTGTGAACGCTGCGGATTACAGACAGTTTCAGATCTATCCCCAGTATCAGTATCTTTTCATTCTGGAAGGAGATGATGTGGCCAATCCCATGATTGTGGCTTCCAATAATGATAAATTTGGAATCATTGACGTTAACAATAACATCATTGTCCCCTTCGAATATGCCAACATCAAAAGAAATTTCAGCTGGAAACTGGGTAAGATGTTTGAAGTCACTAAAGACGGCTCTAATTACTACTATATTGACGCGAACAACAAAACCTACTAA
- a CDS encoding aconitate hydratase yields MTFDIDMIKKVYERYPERIAAARQIVGKPLTLSEKILYTHLWEGNATQAYERGNSYVDFAPDRVAMQDATAQMALLQFMQAGKAKVAVPSTAHADHLIQAKVGADKDLQEGINKNSEVFNFLSSVCDKYGIGFWKPGAGIIHQVVLENYAFPGGMMIGTDSHTVNAGGLGMVAIGVGGADAVDVMAGMAWELKMPKLIGVKLTGKMSGWTSAKDVILKVAGILTVKGGTGCIVEYFGEGAESLSATGKGTICNMGAEIGATTSTFGYDDSMRRYLSATGRQDVVDAADQIAEHLTGDAEVYANPEQYFDQLIEINLSELAPHLNGPFTPDLATPVSEFRAKAEANGWPLEVEWALIGSCTNSSYEDLSRAASIVEDAVSKGVKPKAILGINPGSEQVKFTAERDGFLNSFRKFENARIFTNACGPCIGQWDREGAEKGEKNSIIHSFNRNFAKRADGNPNTHAFVASPEMVAAVAISGRLDFNPITDTLTNEAGEQVKLDEPKGYELPSKGFAVDDNGYQAPSEDGSGVVVNVSPTSDRLQLLEEFPAWDGKNITGARVLIKAFGKCTTDHISMAGPWLKYRGHLDNISNNMLIGAVNAYNMETNKVKNELTGEYGEVPAVQRAYKAAGIPTIVVGDQNYGEGSSREHAAMEPRHLGVKAVLVKSFARIHETNLKKQGMLGITFANEADYDKILEDDVVNFLDLDQFAPGKQLTLEFIHTDGTKDIIMANHTYNDQQIDWFKAGSALNLIKQQEK; encoded by the coding sequence ATGACTTTTGATATTGATATGATCAAAAAAGTGTACGAGCGTTACCCGGAAAGAATTGCTGCGGCAAGACAAATCGTGGGAAAACCTCTTACCCTTTCAGAAAAAATTCTTTACACCCACCTTTGGGAAGGAAACGCTACACAAGCTTATGAGAGAGGAAACTCTTATGTAGATTTCGCACCGGACAGAGTAGCGATGCAAGATGCCACTGCACAAATGGCCCTTTTACAGTTTATGCAGGCAGGAAAAGCTAAAGTAGCTGTTCCATCAACCGCTCACGCGGATCATCTGATCCAGGCGAAAGTAGGTGCTGACAAAGACTTACAGGAAGGGATCAACAAAAACTCTGAAGTATTCAATTTCCTTAGTTCGGTATGTGATAAATACGGAATCGGATTCTGGAAACCGGGAGCGGGTATCATCCACCAGGTTGTACTGGAAAATTATGCTTTCCCTGGAGGAATGATGATCGGTACCGACTCTCACACGGTAAATGCAGGAGGCTTAGGGATGGTAGCGATTGGTGTAGGTGGAGCAGATGCAGTAGATGTAATGGCAGGAATGGCATGGGAGCTTAAAATGCCTAAACTTATCGGGGTAAAATTAACCGGTAAAATGAGCGGATGGACTTCTGCAAAAGATGTGATCTTGAAAGTAGCAGGAATTCTTACCGTAAAAGGAGGTACAGGATGTATCGTAGAATATTTCGGTGAAGGTGCTGAATCTCTATCTGCAACGGGTAAGGGTACCATCTGTAACATGGGTGCTGAAATTGGTGCTACCACTTCTACTTTCGGATATGATGATTCAATGAGAAGATATCTTTCCGCTACGGGAAGACAGGATGTTGTAGATGCTGCTGATCAAATTGCTGAACATTTAACCGGTGATGCTGAAGTATATGCCAATCCTGAACAATATTTCGACCAACTAATTGAAATAAACCTTTCTGAACTTGCACCGCACTTAAACGGACCTTTCACTCCGGACCTGGCGACTCCTGTTTCTGAATTCAGAGCTAAAGCTGAAGCTAACGGGTGGCCGCTGGAAGTGGAATGGGCGCTTATCGGTTCCTGTACCAACTCATCTTATGAAGATTTATCAAGAGCTGCATCCATTGTTGAGGATGCTGTATCAAAAGGAGTAAAACCTAAGGCTATCTTAGGAATTAACCCTGGTTCTGAGCAGGTAAAATTCACAGCAGAAAGAGACGGTTTCTTAAATTCTTTCAGAAAATTTGAAAATGCAAGAATCTTCACGAATGCTTGTGGGCCGTGTATCGGACAATGGGACAGAGAAGGTGCTGAAAAAGGAGAGAAAAACTCTATTATTCACTCATTCAACAGAAACTTTGCAAAAAGAGCTGACGGTAACCCAAATACCCACGCATTTGTAGCTTCTCCTGAAATGGTAGCTGCTGTGGCAATCTCGGGCAGACTTGATTTTAACCCGATTACAGATACTTTAACCAACGAAGCAGGTGAACAGGTAAAACTTGACGAGCCTAAAGGTTACGAACTTCCTTCGAAAGGATTTGCAGTAGATGATAATGGATATCAGGCTCCATCTGAAGACGGTTCAGGCGTTGTTGTTAACGTAAGTCCTACTTCAGACAGACTTCAGTTACTGGAAGAATTCCCGGCTTGGGACGGTAAAAATATTACCGGAGCAAGAGTATTGATTAAAGCTTTCGGAAAGTGTACAACTGACCACATTTCTATGGCTGGACCATGGTTGAAATACAGAGGCCACCTAGATAATATTTCAAACAACATGTTGATTGGAGCAGTCAATGCCTACAACATGGAAACCAATAAAGTTAAAAACGAATTAACCGGTGAATACGGGGAAGTTCCGGCTGTACAAAGAGCTTACAAAGCAGCAGGTATTCCAACAATTGTGGTAGGAGACCAGAACTATGGTGAAGGTTCATCAAGAGAGCATGCTGCCATGGAGCCAAGACACCTTGGTGTAAAAGCAGTATTGGTAAAGTCATTCGCAAGAATCCATGAAACTAACCTTAAAAAACAGGGGATGCTTGGGATCACTTTTGCCAATGAGGCAGATTACGACAAGATCCTCGAGGACGATGTTGTTAATTTCTTAGACCTTGACCAGTTTGCGCCAGGAAAACAGCTGACTTTAGAGTTCATTCATACTGATGGAACTAAAGACATCATCATGGCCAACCATACTTACAACGATCAGCAAATTGACTGGTTTAAGGCTGGATCTGCTTTGAATCTGATCAAACAACAGGAAAAATAA
- a CDS encoding bifunctional aconitate hydratase 2/2-methylisocitrate dehydratase encodes MSIYKDYIKEIEERKTQGLHPKPIDGAELLSEIIAQIKDSGNADRPDSLQFFIYNTLPGTTSAAGVKAKFLKEIILGESIVEEISPAFAFELLSHMKGGPSIEVLLDLALGNDPAIAQEAANVLKTQVFLYEADTNRLKEAFESGNAIAKEILESYAKAEFFTKLPEVAEEIKVVTFIAGEGDISTDLLSPGNQAHSRSDRELHGKCMITPEAQQEIKALQAKHPDASVMLIAEKGTMGVGSSRMSGVNNVALWTGKQASPYVPFVNIAPIVGGTNGISPIFLTTVDVTGGIGIDLKNWVKKVDENGNPVRNENGDIVLEEAYSVATGTVLTINTKEKKLYNGDQELIDLTKSFTPQKMEFIRAGGSYAIVFGKKLQTFASQLLGIEAPTVFAPSKEISHEGQGLTAVEKIFNRNAVGTTPGKVLHAGSDVRVKVNIVGSQDTTGLMTAQELESMAATVISPTVDGAYQSGCHTASVWDKKAQANIPKLMKFMNEFGLITARDPKGEYHAMTDVIHKVLNDITVDEWAIIIGGDSHTRMSKGVAFGADSGTVALALATGEASMPIPESVKVTFKGNMKEHMDFRDVVHATQAQMLKQFGGENVFQGRIIEVHIGTLPADQAFTFTDWTAEMKAKASINISEDSTLIESLEIAKGRIQIMIDKGMDNHNKVLQGLIDKANKRIEEIRSGEKPALTPDANAKYYAEVVVDLDVIVEPMIADPDVNNDDVSKRYTHDTIRDLSYYGGEKKVDLGFVGSCMVHKGDLKIVSQMLRNLEKQQGKVEFNAPLVVAAPTYNIIDELKAEGDWELLEKYSAFEFDDNAPKGEARVEYKNVMYLERPGCNLCMGNQEKAAKGDTVLATSTRLFQGRVVEDSERKKGESLLASTPVVVLSAIIGRIPSIDEYKAAVEGIDLTTFVPSIKELTSTSAH; translated from the coding sequence ATGAGTATTTATAAGGATTACATCAAAGAGATTGAAGAAAGAAAAACCCAGGGACTTCATCCAAAACCAATTGACGGGGCTGAATTACTAAGCGAAATTATCGCACAAATTAAAGATTCAGGTAATGCAGACAGACCAGACTCTCTTCAATTTTTCATTTATAACACGCTACCCGGAACGACAAGTGCAGCGGGAGTAAAAGCAAAATTTTTAAAAGAAATTATTCTAGGTGAATCCATAGTAGAAGAAATTTCCCCGGCATTTGCCTTCGAACTGTTATCTCACATGAAAGGCGGACCTTCTATTGAAGTATTGCTTGATCTTGCTTTAGGGAATGATCCTGCCATTGCTCAGGAAGCGGCGAATGTTCTTAAAACACAGGTATTCCTTTACGAAGCAGATACCAACCGTCTTAAAGAAGCTTTCGAAAGCGGAAACGCAATCGCAAAAGAAATTCTTGAAAGCTACGCAAAAGCTGAGTTTTTCACTAAACTTCCTGAAGTTGCCGAAGAAATTAAAGTTGTAACATTTATAGCTGGTGAAGGAGATATCTCTACAGATTTACTTTCTCCGGGAAACCAGGCGCACTCTAGATCAGACCGTGAGCTTCACGGTAAATGTATGATTACTCCTGAAGCTCAGCAGGAAATCAAAGCGTTACAGGCAAAGCATCCTGATGCAAGTGTGATGCTTATTGCTGAAAAAGGAACCATGGGGGTAGGTTCATCCAGAATGTCCGGAGTAAACAATGTTGCCCTTTGGACGGGAAAACAAGCCAGCCCATATGTACCATTCGTAAATATTGCTCCGATTGTGGGAGGTACCAACGGTATTTCTCCTATTTTCCTTACCACAGTAGATGTAACCGGAGGTATCGGTATCGATCTTAAAAACTGGGTGAAGAAAGTAGACGAAAACGGAAACCCTGTTCGTAACGAAAATGGAGACATCGTTCTTGAAGAAGCGTATTCAGTAGCTACAGGAACTGTTTTAACGATTAATACAAAAGAAAAGAAATTATATAACGGAGATCAAGAATTGATCGATCTTACCAAATCTTTCACTCCACAAAAGATGGAATTCATCAGAGCTGGAGGGTCTTATGCAATTGTATTCGGTAAGAAGTTACAGACATTTGCATCTCAGCTTTTAGGTATTGAAGCACCAACCGTTTTTGCTCCATCAAAAGAAATTTCTCACGAAGGACAGGGACTTACTGCTGTTGAAAAGATTTTCAACAGAAATGCTGTTGGAACGACACCAGGAAAAGTTCTGCACGCCGGATCAGACGTTCGTGTAAAAGTGAACATCGTAGGTTCACAGGATACCACAGGACTTATGACTGCCCAGGAGCTTGAATCTATGGCGGCAACCGTAATCTCTCCTACTGTAGACGGAGCTTACCAGTCAGGATGTCATACCGCTTCAGTTTGGGATAAAAAAGCTCAGGCAAATATTCCGAAACTGATGAAGTTCATGAACGAGTTCGGTCTGATTACAGCCCGTGACCCGAAAGGTGAATACCATGCGATGACTGACGTTATCCACAAAGTTCTTAACGATATTACTGTAGACGAGTGGGCGATCATCATTGGAGGTGACTCTCACACGAGAATGTCTAAAGGAGTAGCTTTCGGAGCTGACTCAGGAACTGTTGCTCTTGCATTAGCTACTGGTGAAGCGTCTATGCCAATTCCTGAATCTGTGAAAGTGACTTTCAAAGGAAACATGAAAGAACACATGGATTTCCGTGATGTGGTACACGCAACGCAGGCTCAGATGCTGAAGCAGTTTGGAGGAGAAAATGTATTCCAGGGTAGAATCATTGAGGTTCACATTGGAACACTTCCTGCTGACCAGGCATTCACATTCACAGACTGGACTGCTGAGATGAAGGCAAAAGCTTCTATCAACATTTCTGAAGACAGTACCCTTATCGAATCACTGGAAATTGCAAAAGGCAGAATCCAGATCATGATCGATAAAGGTATGGATAATCACAATAAAGTTCTTCAGGGACTGATTGACAAGGCAAACAAGAGAATTGAAGAAATCAGATCAGGAGAGAAACCTGCACTGACTCCGGATGCCAATGCAAAATACTATGCTGAAGTAGTTGTAGATCTTGATGTGATTGTAGAACCTATGATTGCTGACCCGGATGTAAACAATGACGATGTCTCTAAGAGATATACCCACGATACCATCAGAGATCTTTCTTATTATGGAGGTGAGAAAAAAGTAGACCTTGGTTTCGTAGGATCCTGCATGGTTCACAAAGGAGACCTTAAGATTGTATCTCAGATGCTTAGAAACCTTGAAAAGCAACAAGGAAAAGTAGAATTCAACGCTCCGCTTGTAGTGGCTGCTCCTACTTATAACATCATTGATGAATTAAAGGCAGAAGGCGACTGGGAATTGCTTGAAAAATATTCAGCTTTTGAATTTGATGACAATGCTCCAAAAGGAGAAGCACGTGTTGAATACAAAAACGTAATGTACCTTGAGCGTCCAGGATGTAATCTTTGTATGGGTAACCAGGAAAAAGCTGCTAAAGGAGATACTGTTTTAGCCACTTCTACCCGTCTTTTCCAGGGAAGAGTGGTTGAAGATTCTGAACGTAAGAAAGGAGAATCTCTTCTTGCTTCCACTCCGGTTGTTGTTCTTTCTGCAATTATCGGAAGAATTCCTAGCATTGATGAGTACAAAGCAGCTGTTGAAGGTATTGATCTTACCACTTTTGTTCCTTCTATTAAAGAATTAACAAGTACAAGCGCTCACTAA